Proteins encoded within one genomic window of Amorphus orientalis:
- a CDS encoding TRAP transporter substrate-binding protein, whose product MRRLLALAGAALILAGPAYAQDYTFKFGHAASSKHLFHTGLEMFAEKVADKTDGKVKIEVYGDRQLGDDKQLLEGLQIGVIDGALVSAPVLPLVIGATSFDALQLPFVVSSYEDLAAVLDSPVGQELLDTLNAKQIKGLGYIEAGQRHFLAKDKQVGTLDDFAGLKTRIVPIPLHKATWEAVGVNPIGMAYGEVYSALETGTIDAVEINLSSIQSESLFEPAKHVTKTGHYFWPGVIMMSDMSWNKLPEDLQAALVEAGHETTREQYKIAAAQEADTIAFLKEQGVEIGELDDLSAMRAKTQPVVDEWVKKDPLIQKFYDQVQGN is encoded by the coding sequence ATGCGGCGTCTTTTGGCCCTTGCGGGCGCGGCCCTGATCCTGGCCGGGCCGGCCTATGCCCAGGACTACACGTTCAAGTTCGGCCACGCGGCCTCGTCCAAGCACCTGTTCCACACGGGGCTTGAGATGTTTGCCGAGAAGGTCGCCGATAAGACCGACGGCAAGGTCAAGATCGAGGTCTACGGCGACCGCCAGCTCGGCGACGACAAGCAGCTCCTCGAGGGCCTGCAGATCGGCGTGATCGACGGCGCGCTCGTGTCGGCGCCGGTGCTGCCCCTGGTGATCGGCGCGACGTCGTTCGACGCGCTGCAGCTGCCGTTCGTGGTCTCCTCCTACGAGGACCTGGCGGCGGTGCTGGATTCGCCGGTCGGCCAGGAGCTTCTCGACACGCTGAACGCCAAGCAGATCAAGGGCCTCGGCTACATCGAGGCGGGCCAGCGCCACTTCCTGGCCAAGGACAAGCAGGTCGGCACGCTCGACGATTTCGCCGGGCTGAAGACCCGCATCGTTCCGATCCCGCTGCACAAGGCCACCTGGGAAGCCGTCGGAGTGAACCCGATCGGCATGGCCTACGGCGAGGTCTATTCGGCGCTGGAGACCGGCACCATCGACGCGGTGGAGATCAACCTCTCCTCGATCCAGTCGGAAAGCCTCTTTGAACCGGCCAAGCACGTGACCAAGACGGGCCACTATTTCTGGCCGGGCGTGATCATGATGTCCGACATGTCCTGGAACAAGCTGCCGGAAGACCTGCAGGCGGCGCTGGTCGAAGCCGGCCACGAGACCACCCGGGAGCAGTACAAGATCGCCGCCGCCCAGGAGGCCGACACGATCGCGTTCCTGAAGGAACAGGGCGTGGAGATCGGCGAGCTCGACGATCTGTCGGCCATGCGGGCGAAGACCCAGCCGGTGGTCGACGAGTGGGTCAAGAAAGACCCGCTGATCCAGAAGTTCTACGACCAGGTCCAGGGGAACTGA
- a CDS encoding cupin domain-containing protein, with the protein MSGRTNVYKWDTLPREEVRPGVSRTAFRGDNALMVMNWLQPGMEVRPHSHPFEQLAYILSGRVKFTIGDDVVEVGAGEVVRIPPDVMHCGEPVGDEVAVNLDVFAPVRDDYRHLTAYQEDDFAD; encoded by the coding sequence ATGAGCGGGCGGACCAACGTCTACAAATGGGACACGCTTCCCCGCGAGGAGGTGCGTCCCGGGGTGAGCCGGACCGCCTTTCGGGGCGACAACGCCCTGATGGTGATGAACTGGCTTCAGCCGGGGATGGAGGTCCGCCCGCACTCGCATCCGTTCGAGCAGCTCGCCTACATCCTCTCCGGACGCGTGAAATTCACGATCGGCGATGACGTGGTCGAGGTCGGGGCGGGCGAAGTCGTCCGCATCCCGCCCGACGTGATGCACTGCGGCGAGCCGGTCGGCGACGAAGTGGCCGTCAATCTCGACGTGTTCGCACCGGTTCGCGACGACTACCGCCACCTC
- a CDS encoding TRAP transporter large permease: MSSNLILILMFGGLTVFLLTGLPVAFVLGGLSVLFTVLFWNPQALIILILQVFDTMRSEALLAIPLYIFMAVVLQRSGVIEDLYRAMELWFGRVKGGLAIGTVIICVVMAAMTGVVGAAVTAMGILALPEMLKRGYDPKLATGTICASGTLGILIPPSVLTIVYSVTAQVSIGKMLIAGIVPGILLASLYIAYIVIASWLKPELAPSVDDAPRASLGERLASLKTLVLPSLIIVMVLGSIFFGVATPTEAAAVGVFGACIAAATRRHLTLSMLVASSGVTLKSTAMILWITIGAKAYVAIFTGLGGADALLGTIQSLQVSPYLVLAVMMLILVFLGTVLDEIGIILLTVPVFLPVVRFLGFDEIWFGVLYALTIQMGYISPPFGYTLFYIKSTLPNEVGMGTVYRGILPFFLLQIVGLMLCVAFPQIATFLPALMGR; encoded by the coding sequence GTGAGTTCCAATCTCATCCTCATCCTGATGTTCGGCGGGCTTACGGTCTTTCTCCTGACCGGCCTGCCGGTGGCCTTCGTGCTTGGCGGACTGTCCGTCCTGTTCACGGTCCTGTTCTGGAACCCGCAGGCGCTGATCATCCTGATCCTGCAGGTGTTCGACACCATGCGGTCGGAGGCGCTGCTCGCCATCCCGCTCTACATCTTCATGGCGGTGGTGCTGCAGCGCTCCGGCGTCATCGAGGACCTCTACCGGGCCATGGAGCTCTGGTTCGGCCGGGTGAAGGGCGGGCTCGCGATCGGCACCGTGATCATCTGCGTGGTGATGGCGGCGATGACCGGCGTCGTCGGCGCGGCGGTCACGGCCATGGGCATCCTGGCCCTGCCGGAAATGCTGAAGCGCGGCTACGACCCGAAACTCGCGACCGGCACCATCTGCGCCTCGGGCACGCTGGGCATCCTCATCCCGCCCTCGGTGCTGACCATCGTCTATTCGGTCACCGCCCAGGTCTCGATCGGCAAGATGCTGATCGCCGGCATCGTGCCGGGCATCCTGCTGGCATCCCTCTACATCGCCTACATCGTGATCGCGTCCTGGCTGAAGCCGGAGCTGGCCCCGAGCGTCGACGACGCGCCGCGCGCCAGCCTGGGCGAGCGCCTCGCCTCGCTGAAGACGCTGGTGCTGCCCTCGCTGATCATCGTGATGGTGCTGGGCTCGATCTTCTTCGGCGTCGCCACGCCGACGGAGGCGGCGGCGGTCGGCGTCTTCGGCGCCTGCATCGCGGCCGCAACGCGGCGCCACCTGACGCTCTCGATGCTGGTCGCTTCGTCCGGCGTGACACTCAAGTCTACGGCGATGATCCTGTGGATCACCATCGGCGCAAAAGCCTATGTGGCGATCTTCACCGGGCTCGGCGGCGCCGACGCGCTTCTCGGCACCATCCAGTCGCTGCAGGTCAGCCCCTATCTGGTGCTGGCGGTGATGATGCTGATCCTGGTGTTCCTGGGCACCGTCCTCGACGAGATCGGCATTATCCTGCTCACCGTACCGGTGTTTCTGCCGGTGGTGCGCTTTCTCGGCTTCGACGAGATCTGGTTCGGCGTGCTCTACGCGCTGACGATCCAGATGGGCTATATCAGCCCGCCGTTCGGCTACACGCTGTTCTATATCAAGAGCACGCTGCCGAACGAGGTGGGCATGGGGACCGTCTATCGCGGCATCCTGCCCTTCTTCCTGCTGCAGATCGTCGGCCTGATGCTGTGCGTCGCCTTCCCGCAGATCGCGACCTTCCTGCCCGCCCTCATGGGGCGCTAG